In the genome of Deinococcus deserti VCD115, one region contains:
- a CDS encoding AEC family transporter, translating to MAGVFQALTTVLLPVFLVAGLGALLASRFPIDQVTIARVTLYLLSPALVLDVILRTPIKASEAVQLGTAYLLTLSGCLLLGWVLGLGRADAERRSLSASVGIWNSGNMGLPIALFAFGQAGFDRATVLFLASFIGMYAVAPAIYSLGRSGAGARQTLRNLLRLPAIWVTGVALVLRGLHITLPEGITRGVELLAQATLPMVLLSLGLQLGAGGWPRLTRHIWLASAARLIAGPVIALGCGAAVGLRGPGLAVLVLSASMPTAVNALLLAREYEADTDTVAGVVLLSTLGSVLTVAAVVTLLPLLD from the coding sequence ATGGCAGGCGTGTTTCAAGCCCTGACGACTGTGCTGCTGCCAGTGTTTCTGGTGGCTGGGCTTGGGGCCCTGCTCGCCTCCCGGTTTCCAATTGACCAGGTCACCATTGCACGCGTGACGCTGTACCTGCTTTCTCCGGCGCTGGTGCTGGACGTGATATTGCGTACGCCCATCAAGGCCTCCGAAGCCGTTCAACTGGGTACCGCCTACCTCCTGACCCTGAGCGGCTGCCTGCTCCTGGGCTGGGTCCTGGGCCTGGGACGAGCGGATGCCGAGCGCCGCAGCCTGAGTGCCAGCGTTGGCATCTGGAACAGTGGCAACATGGGTCTTCCTATCGCCCTCTTTGCCTTTGGGCAGGCGGGCTTCGACCGGGCCACCGTATTGTTTCTGGCCTCTTTCATTGGGATGTACGCCGTGGCACCGGCCATCTACAGCCTGGGACGCAGCGGAGCTGGAGCACGCCAGACGCTTCGCAATCTGTTGCGTCTGCCAGCAATCTGGGTCACGGGAGTAGCTCTCGTCCTGCGGGGGCTACACATCACCCTTCCAGAGGGAATTACTCGCGGCGTGGAGTTGCTTGCACAGGCCACCCTGCCCATGGTCTTGCTGTCCCTGGGGCTGCAGCTGGGTGCAGGTGGCTGGCCGCGCTTGACCCGGCATATCTGGCTGGCAAGTGCCGCGCGCCTGATAGCAGGTCCAGTTATCGCGCTGGGATGCGGCGCCGCTGTGGGGCTGCGAGGTCCGGGGCTGGCGGTTCTGGTACTGTCGGCCAGCATGCCTACGGCGGTCAATGCCCTGCTGCTTGCCCGTGAGTACGAGGCGGACACCGACACTGTGGCAGGCGTGGTGCTGCTGAGTACCCTGGGCAGTGTGCTGACTGTCGCGGCTGTGGTGACGCTGCTGCCGCTGCTGGACTGA
- the rpmF gene encoding 50S ribosomal protein L32, translating into MAKHPVPKKKTSKSKRDMRRSHHALTVPAMNDCPQCHGKKLSHHICPNCGYYDGRQVLAV; encoded by the coding sequence ATGGCCAAGCACCCCGTTCCCAAGAAGAAGACCAGCAAGAGCAAGCGCGACATGCGCCGCAGCCACCACGCCCTCACGGTTCCTGCCATGAATGACTGCCCCCAGTGCCATGGCAAGAAGCTGAGCCACCACATCTGCCCCAACTGCGGCTACTACGATGGCCGTCAGGTGCTCGCCGTCTGA
- a CDS encoding trimeric intracellular cation channel family protein, with the protein MHELAPPLTLEQGLRWLDLIGILAFAMSGALLGVRKRFDLFGVVVLGCVTAVGGGAIRDTLTGQTPPLFLRDETYLWMALLGAGLGFALGEGLARFERTLSVFDTVGLALFAASGAVGAINFGLGPLGVVFAGMLSGVGGGIVRDLIANEVPEVMYRRDQLYATAAAAGALVVVLLHPHVTSFQAQLGGALTIVALRWLSRRGWVSLPVRRVPGARD; encoded by the coding sequence ATGCATGAGCTGGCGCCTCCTCTGACGCTGGAGCAGGGCCTGCGCTGGCTTGACCTGATCGGGATCCTGGCCTTCGCCATGTCAGGCGCGCTGCTGGGTGTACGTAAGCGCTTTGACCTGTTTGGGGTCGTGGTGCTGGGATGCGTTACGGCAGTAGGTGGAGGTGCCATCCGTGACACGCTGACTGGCCAGACGCCCCCACTGTTTCTGCGTGACGAGACCTACCTCTGGATGGCGCTGCTGGGTGCCGGGCTGGGATTTGCCCTTGGGGAAGGCTTGGCGCGGTTTGAGCGGACCCTCAGCGTCTTTGACACCGTCGGGCTGGCGCTGTTTGCCGCTTCTGGTGCGGTAGGTGCCATCAATTTTGGGCTGGGGCCATTGGGCGTGGTATTTGCCGGCATGCTTAGCGGTGTGGGAGGTGGGATCGTCCGCGACCTGATCGCCAACGAGGTGCCGGAGGTGATGTACCGCCGGGACCAGCTGTATGCCACGGCTGCCGCTGCTGGAGCCCTTGTGGTGGTGCTGCTTCACCCTCACGTCACGTCGTTTCAGGCGCAATTGGGCGGCGCCTTGACGATCGTGGCTCTGCGCTGGCTCTCACGGCGCGGCTGGGTCAGCCTTCCGGTACGCCGCGTGCCAGGGGCTCGAGACTAG
- a CDS encoding MFS transporter: MTATPLPTPDPARAEQARRAVSAIFLINGILFATWAVNIPGIRDQLNLTEAQIGLGLLAVGLGSLISMPFTGGWTARWGSHRVTAVMAVACMLALAPPFLTSNLPALSVALLVLGAINGSLDVAMNAQGVTVERRLSRPIMSRLHAYFSLGGVLGAALGTVLVGRVPILTHVLVVVVLTAMTAFFAGRLLLSDRASPETQDSVSAPHPPAGLSPAVLLLGSLCFLGMLAEGANYDWAALYFRDVLEVQGGNTGLGYAAFVTAMTLGRWFGDRLRARLGDEITVRGGSLLAAAGLGVALLTRDPLLATFGFALSGLGLSNVVPVMYGTAGHALAGRGIAQVATIGYGGFLLGPPAIGFVAHEIGLPGALGLALAGAALVAILGGQAFALVRTKSARPLDA, encoded by the coding sequence GTGACGGCCACTCCCCTGCCTACTCCTGACCCTGCCCGCGCTGAACAGGCCCGCCGCGCTGTCAGTGCCATCTTTCTGATTAACGGGATTCTGTTCGCGACCTGGGCCGTCAATATTCCAGGCATACGCGATCAGCTGAACCTGACGGAAGCGCAGATCGGTCTGGGACTCCTTGCCGTAGGTCTGGGCAGCCTGATCAGCATGCCGTTCACGGGCGGCTGGACAGCACGCTGGGGCAGCCACCGAGTCACCGCAGTCATGGCAGTGGCCTGCATGCTTGCGCTGGCTCCGCCGTTTCTGACCTCCAACCTTCCGGCGCTCTCTGTCGCTCTGCTGGTGCTGGGCGCAATCAACGGCAGCCTGGACGTCGCCATGAACGCTCAGGGAGTCACAGTAGAGCGCCGGTTGAGCCGTCCCATCATGAGCCGGCTGCATGCGTATTTCAGCCTGGGTGGAGTCCTGGGAGCCGCGCTGGGAACAGTACTGGTAGGCCGCGTTCCGATCCTCACGCATGTGCTTGTGGTGGTGGTGCTGACCGCCATGACCGCCTTCTTTGCCGGCCGCCTGCTGCTGTCCGACAGGGCCAGCCCGGAGACCCAGGACTCGGTCAGCGCACCGCATCCCCCTGCTGGCCTGAGCCCGGCCGTGCTGCTGCTGGGCAGTCTGTGCTTCCTGGGCATGCTTGCCGAGGGCGCCAACTATGACTGGGCCGCGCTGTATTTCCGGGATGTCCTGGAAGTTCAGGGCGGAAACACCGGGCTGGGATATGCGGCGTTCGTGACGGCCATGACGCTGGGCCGCTGGTTTGGGGACCGTCTGCGTGCCCGGCTGGGCGACGAAATTACAGTTCGGGGAGGCTCGCTTTTGGCCGCAGCTGGGCTCGGCGTAGCCTTGCTGACGCGCGATCCGCTGCTGGCGACGTTCGGATTTGCACTTTCCGGGCTGGGGCTCAGCAATGTGGTGCCGGTGATGTATGGCACCGCCGGGCACGCGCTTGCCGGACGTGGCATCGCACAGGTGGCGACCATCGGCTATGGGGGATTCCTGCTGGGCCCACCAGCGATCGGGTTTGTGGCGCACGAGATCGGCCTCCCTGGCGCCCTTGGACTGGCCCTGGCCGGCGCCGCTCTGGTTGCCATCCTGGGGGGACAGGCCTTTGCACTGGTGCGTACCAAATCAGCCCGACCACTGGACGCCTAA
- a CDS encoding LacI family DNA-binding transcriptional regulator, producing MPPARPPAGPRPGPASAGSGRVTLKDVARHLGVSVATVSNAYNRPDQLSLELRERILKGAHELGYSGPDPLARSLRRGRTGVIGVVYDAPLDYAFADPAAALFLGSVAHTIQEQGLNLLLLACPHGPQPVHGASVDGFIVYCAAQGSELLRAVLGRQLPTVLVDQHPVGGAMLVGIEDAAGARAAAAHLAALGHTHIGVLCLGLNQPGSLGATPEGSYRTTTERLNGYRQGAPQATLFLVETLQNTPEEGERRAREVLQAQPEVTALLCMSDVLAQGALHAARQLELVVPADLSVIGFDDLPSSASLDLTTVWQPTSDKGEQVGQAVLALLRGDHPADVTLPTRLVLRGTTAPASRSSQDQSTGDG from the coding sequence ATGCCACCTGCCAGACCTCCTGCTGGCCCACGCCCGGGTCCGGCTTCTGCCGGCAGTGGCCGGGTCACCCTCAAGGATGTGGCCCGGCACCTGGGGGTCTCGGTTGCCACTGTCAGCAACGCATACAACCGCCCCGACCAGCTGTCTCTGGAGCTGCGCGAGCGGATCCTCAAAGGTGCCCATGAGCTGGGGTACAGCGGTCCGGATCCCCTGGCACGCAGCCTCCGGCGTGGCCGGACCGGGGTGATCGGGGTGGTGTATGACGCGCCTCTGGATTACGCCTTTGCTGACCCCGCTGCGGCCCTGTTTCTGGGCAGTGTCGCCCATACCATTCAGGAACAGGGGCTGAACCTGCTGCTGCTGGCCTGCCCTCACGGGCCCCAGCCGGTTCATGGTGCCAGCGTGGACGGATTTATCGTGTATTGCGCCGCTCAGGGCAGCGAACTGTTGCGCGCGGTGCTGGGCCGCCAGCTGCCCACGGTACTGGTAGACCAGCATCCTGTTGGCGGCGCCATGCTGGTGGGAATTGAAGATGCGGCCGGCGCCAGGGCTGCCGCCGCACATCTGGCAGCGCTGGGCCATACACACATAGGTGTGCTGTGCCTGGGGCTGAATCAGCCGGGCAGCCTGGGCGCGACGCCGGAAGGAAGCTACCGCACCACGACTGAGCGCCTGAATGGTTACCGGCAGGGCGCGCCGCAGGCCACCCTCTTCCTGGTAGAAACGCTCCAGAACACCCCCGAAGAGGGAGAGCGCCGGGCGCGGGAAGTGCTGCAAGCTCAGCCGGAGGTGACAGCGCTGCTGTGCATGAGTGATGTCCTGGCCCAAGGCGCCCTGCATGCAGCCCGTCAACTGGAGCTGGTGGTGCCGGCAGATCTCAGTGTGATCGGCTTTGATGACCTGCCCAGCAGCGCGTCGCTGGACCTTACCACCGTCTGGCAACCTACCAGTGACAAGGGCGAGCAGGTGGGACAGGCTGTGCTGGCGCTGCTCCGGGGTGACCACCCGGCCGATGTGACACTGCCGACCCGTCTGGTTCTGCGGGGCACAACTGCACCAGCTTCCCGGAGTTCCCAGGACCAGAGCACTGGAGATGGGTAA
- the galE gene encoding UDP-glucose 4-epimerase GalE: MKLLVVGGAGYIGSHTVRQLRRSGHEVVVLDNLSSGHREALPEDVTLVQQDLLDAEGVKATLQAHEPDAVIHFAALIEVGESMRAPARYYRNNVVGSLNLLQAIVETRKIPLVFSSTAAVYGTTDAVPIPENAPMQPESVYGETKLMTERMIHAFHTAHGLPYVILRYFNVCGAAPEGDIGEAHANKTHLIELAALTALGQREKMMIFGDDYPTPDGTCIRDYVHVQDLADAHVLAVEALHSGKTQAATYNVGLGHGFSVREVLDAVDAVTGKPLTRELAPRRAGDPPRLVADATRIVKDLGFKPRFTDLQEIVQTAWTWHKSHPHDFRR, encoded by the coding sequence ATGAAACTTCTGGTGGTAGGTGGAGCAGGGTACATCGGTTCGCATACAGTCCGGCAGCTGCGCCGGAGCGGACATGAGGTCGTCGTGCTGGATAACCTCTCCAGCGGACACCGGGAGGCATTGCCCGAAGACGTCACGCTGGTGCAGCAGGATCTGCTGGACGCTGAAGGAGTCAAAGCCACGCTGCAGGCCCACGAGCCGGACGCGGTGATTCACTTTGCGGCCCTGATCGAGGTGGGCGAGAGCATGCGTGCCCCGGCACGCTACTACCGCAACAATGTGGTAGGCAGCCTGAACCTGCTGCAGGCCATCGTGGAGACGCGCAAGATTCCGCTGGTGTTCTCCTCCACAGCCGCCGTGTACGGCACCACGGACGCGGTACCGATTCCCGAGAACGCTCCCATGCAGCCCGAGAGCGTGTACGGCGAGACCAAGCTGATGACCGAGCGCATGATCCACGCCTTCCACACCGCGCATGGGCTGCCCTACGTCATCCTGCGCTACTTCAACGTGTGTGGCGCTGCCCCCGAGGGCGACATCGGCGAGGCCCACGCCAACAAGACCCACCTGATCGAACTCGCGGCCCTGACTGCCCTGGGCCAGCGCGAGAAGATGATGATCTTTGGGGACGACTACCCCACCCCGGACGGCACCTGCATCCGGGATTACGTTCACGTGCAGGACCTGGCGGACGCCCACGTACTGGCGGTTGAGGCGCTGCACAGTGGCAAGACGCAGGCCGCGACCTACAACGTTGGCTTAGGACACGGCTTCAGCGTGCGCGAGGTGCTTGACGCAGTGGACGCGGTCACCGGGAAGCCCCTGACGCGTGAACTGGCTCCCCGCCGCGCCGGTGATCCACCCCGGCTGGTGGCCGACGCCACGCGCATCGTGAAGGACCTGGGCTTCAAGCCGCGCTTTACCGATCTGCAGGAGATCGTGCAGACAGCCTGGACCTGGCACAAGAGCCATCCACATGACTTCCGCCGCTAG
- a CDS encoding M20/M25/M40 family metallo-hydrolase: MTQADLSSHIERGLSDLRNLVALQSVSAQGRMLPETAAFVTGLLEAEGFTVREVPGDVAPVLIAEAGPADAPATLLIYNHYDVQPEDPLELWDTPPFELTEREGRLYGRGASDDKGEFASRLAAVRAVKDRHGGQLPVRVRWLIEGEEEVGSPSLERVVREQAASLQADGCWWEFGSISEDGRPVAFLGLKGVMCLELRARVADSDLHSSLGAVVDNPLYRLARAVASLRDDTGRVTIPGFLDDLLPVSPADEAAIAAVPGQGETTLATYGITRPLGAPGEYHRRLNLAPVLNVNGWGGGYQGEGSKTVLPAHGFVKLDFRLVPGQTPSRVLELLRAHMDAQNLSDIEIVELEAHQHPARADAGHPFVRACLDAAREAHGQEPIVNPSSGGSGPMHPFMDALDGLPCVALGIGNVGGRVHAPNENIRRADFAKGVAFGVALLERLAGGLQE, from the coding sequence ATGACCCAAGCTGACCTGTCGTCCCACATCGAGCGGGGCCTTTCGGACCTGCGCAACCTGGTCGCGCTGCAGAGCGTCTCCGCGCAGGGGCGCATGCTGCCCGAAACCGCGGCGTTCGTGACCGGCCTTCTGGAAGCTGAGGGCTTTACGGTGCGCGAAGTTCCGGGCGACGTGGCCCCGGTACTGATTGCAGAGGCCGGGCCTGCCGACGCCCCGGCAACCCTGTTGATCTACAACCATTACGACGTGCAACCTGAAGATCCCCTGGAGCTGTGGGACACGCCCCCCTTTGAACTGACCGAGCGTGAGGGACGGTTGTACGGCCGCGGGGCCTCCGATGACAAGGGTGAATTTGCCTCCCGTCTGGCGGCAGTTCGGGCAGTCAAAGACCGGCATGGCGGTCAGTTGCCGGTCCGGGTACGTTGGCTGATCGAGGGAGAAGAAGAGGTCGGCAGCCCCAGCCTGGAGCGCGTGGTCCGCGAGCAGGCCGCTTCGTTGCAGGCGGACGGCTGCTGGTGGGAGTTCGGCAGCATCAGTGAAGATGGCCGCCCCGTGGCCTTCTTAGGCCTGAAAGGCGTGATGTGCCTGGAACTGCGTGCGCGGGTGGCAGACAGTGACCTGCACAGCAGCCTGGGCGCCGTTGTGGACAACCCGCTGTACCGCCTCGCGCGTGCCGTGGCCAGCCTGCGTGACGACACCGGACGCGTGACCATTCCTGGGTTTCTCGACGATCTTCTGCCGGTCTCGCCCGCCGATGAGGCTGCCATCGCCGCGGTGCCCGGGCAGGGAGAGACGACCCTGGCCACCTACGGAATCACCCGGCCCCTGGGGGCCCCAGGTGAATACCACCGCCGCCTGAACCTGGCGCCGGTGCTGAATGTCAACGGCTGGGGGGGCGGCTACCAGGGTGAAGGCAGCAAGACCGTTCTTCCAGCGCACGGGTTCGTGAAGCTGGATTTCCGGCTGGTGCCCGGTCAGACGCCTAGCCGGGTGCTGGAGCTGCTGCGCGCCCATATGGACGCCCAGAACCTGAGTGACATAGAGATCGTGGAGCTTGAAGCCCACCAGCACCCTGCGCGGGCGGATGCCGGTCATCCCTTTGTACGGGCCTGCCTGGACGCCGCCCGCGAGGCGCATGGTCAGGAACCTATCGTGAACCCCAGCAGTGGGGGAAGTGGCCCCATGCACCCCTTCATGGACGCCCTGGATGGGCTGCCGTGCGTGGCCCTGGGAATCGGCAATGTCGGCGGGCGGGTTCATGCTCCCAACGAGAACATCCGGCGCGCGGACTTTGCCAAAGGGGTGGCGTTCGGAGTGGCGCTGCTGGAGCGCCTCGCAGGGGGGCTGCAGGAGTAG
- a CDS encoding GNAT family N-acetyltransferase: MTYTRIRIQNRAYDFLHQNHGQQGFELMLFVRPARRLNTLLRPSPREEVARVTVHAPNADELLVNALGLGYARIRMRVRHAHRSQGMGGWLLEHALREAHTLNLGLAGELQALQLERAQAFYVNHGARIVARPLHPGHPWVVWDVPNLQRRG, from the coding sequence ATGACCTATACCCGAATCCGGATCCAGAACCGTGCCTATGACTTTCTGCACCAGAACCATGGTCAGCAGGGCTTTGAGCTGATGCTGTTTGTGCGGCCTGCACGCAGATTGAACACTCTGTTGCGGCCCTCACCCCGTGAGGAGGTCGCCCGCGTGACCGTGCATGCCCCCAATGCTGACGAACTGCTGGTCAATGCGCTTGGCCTCGGCTACGCACGGATAAGGATGCGGGTGCGTCACGCTCACCGCAGTCAGGGCATGGGTGGCTGGCTCCTGGAGCATGCTCTTCGTGAAGCGCACACACTGAACCTGGGCCTGGCCGGTGAACTGCAGGCCCTGCAGCTGGAGCGTGCGCAGGCCTTCTATGTGAATCACGGCGCACGTATCGTTGCGCGCCCCCTGCACCCCGGGCATCCCTGGGTGGTCTGGGACGTGCCGAACCTGCAGCGGCGCGGCTAA
- a CDS encoding SDR family oxidoreductase has protein sequence MANLSSSTVMLTGAGGALATAIAQELEDAGAQLVLVGRGEALARAADRFPATEVIDVDLADPACVEQLRRVKVDTLIHTTGDYAQQDAQKATDEDLREMFDSNMLTLFHAVQGVLPGMLKQKDGLIMGVSAGQAARLSGPKAALYTASKAAVAAYVLSVHDELKAKGVRGIVLYPMGAIDTPENREAGLKWEETIDPRGLAKSVAHALTRPDRAHVTELKVYPDH, from the coding sequence ATGGCGAATCTCAGCTCCTCCACTGTCATGCTTACTGGCGCGGGCGGCGCTCTCGCTACCGCCATTGCCCAGGAACTTGAAGACGCCGGCGCACAGCTTGTGCTGGTCGGCCGCGGCGAGGCCCTGGCCCGCGCCGCCGACCGCTTTCCGGCCACCGAGGTCATCGATGTGGACCTCGCGGACCCGGCCTGTGTCGAGCAGCTGCGCCGGGTGAAGGTCGACACCCTGATCCACACCACCGGCGACTACGCCCAGCAGGACGCCCAGAAGGCGACCGACGAGGACCTGCGCGAGATGTTCGACTCCAACATGCTCACGCTGTTTCACGCGGTCCAGGGGGTGCTGCCCGGGATGCTCAAGCAGAAAGATGGCCTGATCATGGGGGTCAGTGCCGGGCAGGCTGCCCGCCTGAGTGGCCCCAAGGCCGCGCTGTATACCGCCAGCAAGGCTGCGGTGGCCGCCTATGTGCTGAGCGTGCACGACGAGCTCAAGGCCAAGGGAGTGCGCGGCATCGTGCTGTATCCCATGGGGGCCATCGACACGCCGGAGAACCGCGAGGCTGGACTGAAGTGGGAAGAGACCATCGACCCGCGCGGCCTGGCCAAGAGTGTGGCGCACGCCCTGACCCGCCCCGACCGTGCCCATGTGACCGAGCTCAAGGTCTACCCCGACCACTGA
- a CDS encoding M24 family metallopeptidase — MASPIDRMRDALQSTDLDGWLVYDFQGLNPHARRVLDLPKEAFLTRRFFVWVPREGQAVVLHNHIEGGTWGNMTRGWDVERRPFGSHAELDAALCAVVRGKRLAMEYSPHGAVPYVSRVDAGTLERVREAGAAEVVTSADLLQSFLRWTPDDLAAHRRAVEVLMTAKDDAFRLIHERLQAGEPVTELDVQAVIMRQIDAAGMQAGHAVNVSFGVNAADSHYEPGGDKNATLQVGECVLIDLWAQEPGRPFADVTWVAFAGQPHDEYLDAWTAVSRARDAALSLLQERFAAQGWGQMQGWEGDRAARDAMGTTWAPYFLHRTGHDLGVQIHGAGANLDDYETRDTRTLTSGLAVTVEPGTYPAARGFGIRSEVNVYLSPEGPEVTTHIQRAPFVLGSAQPWSAVRAAGYGEG; from the coding sequence ATGGCTTCTCCGATTGACCGCATGCGTGACGCCCTGCAATCCACCGACCTTGACGGCTGGCTGGTGTATGACTTTCAGGGCCTCAATCCCCATGCCCGCCGGGTGCTGGATCTGCCCAAAGAGGCGTTCCTGACCCGGCGGTTTTTCGTATGGGTCCCGCGTGAGGGTCAGGCAGTGGTCCTGCACAATCACATCGAGGGCGGCACCTGGGGCAACATGACGCGGGGCTGGGATGTCGAGCGGCGTCCTTTCGGGTCACACGCGGAGCTGGACGCAGCTCTTTGCGCTGTCGTCAGAGGTAAGCGCCTGGCTATGGAGTACAGCCCGCATGGCGCCGTACCGTATGTCAGCCGGGTGGACGCGGGCACGCTGGAGCGTGTTCGTGAAGCGGGCGCGGCTGAGGTGGTCACCAGCGCCGATCTGCTGCAAAGCTTCCTGCGGTGGACACCGGATGACCTCGCTGCACACCGGCGCGCCGTAGAGGTTCTGATGACAGCCAAGGACGATGCCTTCCGCCTGATTCATGAGCGGTTGCAGGCTGGCGAGCCGGTCACCGAGCTTGATGTCCAGGCTGTGATCATGCGTCAGATTGACGCTGCCGGGATGCAGGCTGGACACGCAGTGAACGTGAGCTTTGGCGTGAACGCTGCAGACAGTCACTACGAGCCCGGAGGAGACAAGAACGCCACCCTGCAGGTCGGTGAATGTGTGCTGATCGACCTGTGGGCGCAGGAACCGGGGCGACCGTTTGCCGACGTGACCTGGGTGGCCTTTGCAGGACAGCCCCACGACGAGTACCTGGACGCCTGGACTGCAGTGAGCAGGGCGCGGGACGCCGCCCTGAGCCTGCTTCAGGAACGCTTTGCAGCGCAGGGCTGGGGGCAGATGCAGGGCTGGGAAGGCGACCGGGCCGCGCGCGACGCCATGGGAACGACCTGGGCGCCGTACTTCCTGCACCGCACCGGACACGACCTGGGAGTACAGATTCATGGAGCAGGGGCCAATCTTGACGATTACGAGACGCGTGACACCCGCACCCTGACCTCCGGGCTGGCAGTAACGGTGGAACCCGGCACCTATCCAGCGGCCCGGGGCTTTGGGATTCGCAGCGAGGTGAATGTCTACCTTTCCCCTGAGGGTCCTGAGGTCACTACCCATATTCAGCGTGCTCCCTTTGTTCTGGGAAGTGCCCAGCCCTGGTCGGCCGTCAGGGCCGCCGGATACGGCGAAGGCTGA